From the Acidimicrobiia bacterium genome, one window contains:
- a CDS encoding response regulator transcription factor has product MRVLMIEDEVPLAEAVGRGLRREGYQVEYAHDGLTGLSRARDGGYDAIILDILLPKMNGYKVCETLRGEGVWTPILMLTAKDGEYDEAEALDTGADDFLSKPFSFVVLVARLRALLRRGAPKVVTMRIGSLVLDPARRSCRRGDKEIELTRREFTLLEALMRRDGVVASKDELLEEVWGPEFEGDRNIVEVYVGYLRRKIDDGHESRMLHTVRGAGYRIVSDATS; this is encoded by the coding sequence ATGCGAGTGCTGATGATCGAAGACGAGGTGCCGCTGGCCGAAGCGGTGGGTCGCGGCCTGCGCCGCGAGGGCTACCAGGTCGAATACGCGCACGACGGGCTGACCGGTCTCAGCCGCGCGCGTGACGGCGGCTACGACGCCATCATCCTCGACATCCTCCTGCCGAAGATGAACGGCTACAAGGTCTGCGAGACCTTGCGGGGCGAGGGCGTGTGGACGCCGATCCTCATGCTCACCGCGAAGGACGGCGAGTACGACGAAGCCGAGGCGCTCGACACCGGCGCCGACGACTTCCTCTCGAAGCCGTTCTCGTTCGTCGTGCTCGTGGCGCGGCTGCGCGCGCTGCTGCGCCGGGGCGCGCCGAAGGTCGTCACGATGCGCATCGGCTCGCTCGTGCTCGACCCCGCGCGCCGCAGCTGCCGGCGGGGCGATAAGGAGATCGAGCTCACGCGCCGCGAGTTCACGTTGCTCGAGGCGTTGATGCGGCGCGACGGCGTGGTCGCATCGAAGGACGAGCTGCTCGAAGAGGTGTGGGGTCCCGAGTTCGAAGGCGACCGCAACATCGTCGAGGTCTACGTCGGCTATCTGCGGCGCAAGATCGACGACGGCCACGAGTCGCGCATGCTGCACACCGTTCGGGGCGCGGGCTACCGCATCGTCTCCGACGCCACGAGCTGA
- a CDS encoding HAMP domain-containing sensor histidine kinase — translation MRVRITIAATLAFGLAFAGASVALVHTVRNSLEARADADTSRAMQRVAAELKNGTSPYDVTMRSEPVYYEIFTRDGSVISGSVNTRLSVVLSGRSHVSTARDSDGNYYNVAWGGVRLPNQKFTIAIATPSEVRRSVDTLARSLWIGTPFLILLVGTVVWVLVGRALRPVEALRLQVDEITATTMDRRVPVPRTDDEIARLARTMNGMLDRLEQGSARQRAFVSDASHELRSPVSTIRTELEVASAAPAHAEWPAVARRTLAETDRLSRLVDDLLALARLDEAQGPVRRAPVDLDDLVLDEAARTHRVPLSLTGMSAGRVEGDVRQLAQVVRNLVDNAQRHAATQVAVSLRNEDGALVLVVDDDGPGVPEADRERVFDRFTRLDEARGRADGGAGLGLAVVWRVVEQHGGAVVIGASPLGGARFEVRLPAI, via the coding sequence GTGCGGGTACGCATCACGATCGCGGCGACGCTCGCGTTCGGCCTCGCGTTCGCGGGCGCGTCGGTCGCGCTCGTGCACACGGTGCGCAACTCGCTCGAGGCGCGCGCCGACGCCGACACGAGCCGCGCGATGCAGCGCGTGGCGGCGGAGTTGAAGAACGGCACGAGCCCGTACGACGTCACGATGCGGTCCGAGCCCGTGTACTACGAGATCTTCACGCGCGATGGAAGCGTGATCTCCGGCAGCGTGAACACGCGACTCTCGGTCGTGCTGAGCGGCCGCTCGCACGTGTCGACCGCGCGCGACTCCGACGGCAACTACTACAACGTCGCGTGGGGTGGCGTGCGGCTCCCGAATCAGAAGTTCACGATCGCGATCGCGACCCCGTCGGAGGTGCGGCGCAGCGTCGACACGTTGGCACGATCGCTCTGGATCGGCACGCCGTTCCTCATCCTGCTCGTCGGAACCGTGGTGTGGGTGCTCGTCGGGCGGGCGCTGCGACCCGTCGAGGCGCTGCGGCTGCAGGTCGACGAGATCACGGCGACGACGATGGATCGCCGAGTGCCCGTGCCCCGCACCGACGACGAGATCGCGCGCCTGGCGCGCACGATGAACGGCATGCTCGATCGTCTCGAACAGGGGTCGGCGCGCCAGCGCGCGTTCGTGTCCGACGCGTCGCACGAGCTGCGGAGTCCGGTGAGCACGATCCGCACCGAGCTCGAGGTCGCGTCGGCCGCGCCCGCGCACGCGGAGTGGCCCGCGGTCGCGCGGCGCACGCTCGCGGAGACGGATCGGTTGAGCCGCCTCGTCGACGACCTGCTCGCGCTGGCGCGGCTCGACGAGGCGCAGGGGCCGGTGCGGCGCGCGCCCGTCGACCTCGACGATCTCGTGCTCGACGAGGCCGCGCGCACGCATCGCGTGCCGTTGAGTCTGACGGGCATGAGCGCGGGTCGCGTCGAGGGGGACGTGCGGCAGCTCGCGCAGGTCGTGCGCAACCTCGTCGACAACGCGCAGCGCCACGCGGCGACGCAGGTCGCGGTCTCGTTGCGCAACGAGGACGGCGCGCTCGTACTCGTCGTCGACGACGACGGTCCGGGCGTACCGGAGGCGGATCGCGAGCGCGTGTTCGACCGATTCACCCGTCTCGACGAGGCGCGCGGGCGCGCCGACGGGGGTGCGGGGTTGGGTCTTGCGGTCGTGTGGCGTGTCGTCGAGCAACACGGCGGGGCCGTCGTGATCGGCGCCTCGCCGCTGGGCGGCGCGCGCTTCGAAGTGCGCCTCCCCGCGATCTGA
- a CDS encoding SDR family oxidoreductase, with product MVDISRIHDLSGRVAALTGAASGIGKATALTLGAAGASIVCADIDEAGAQATADEIASAGSKAVAMRADVTKRADVDAVVDRAVSEFGQLDVMGNVAGVPFNKMVVDVSDDEFERILAINLKSVWYGCQAALRVMIPQGSGNIINIASGAIDTPAPTLAVYGLTKAAVAMLTKTVAVEGGAHGIRCNALAPGVIETKFSAQHFVDAKGNVDPERLDKYRTRFGAQAPVGRVGEAQDVAWTILYLVSDAASFVTGQILRPNGGVSMPW from the coding sequence GTGGTCGACATCAGCCGGATTCACGACCTGTCGGGGCGCGTCGCCGCGCTCACCGGCGCCGCCAGCGGCATCGGCAAGGCGACCGCGTTGACGCTCGGCGCCGCGGGTGCGTCGATCGTGTGCGCCGACATCGACGAGGCCGGCGCGCAGGCGACCGCCGACGAGATCGCGAGCGCGGGCAGCAAGGCGGTCGCGATGCGCGCCGATGTCACCAAGCGCGCCGATGTCGACGCGGTGGTCGACCGCGCGGTCTCGGAGTTCGGACAGCTCGACGTGATGGGCAACGTCGCGGGCGTGCCGTTCAACAAGATGGTCGTCGACGTGAGCGACGACGAGTTCGAGCGCATCCTCGCGATCAACCTGAAGAGCGTGTGGTACGGCTGCCAGGCCGCGCTGCGGGTGATGATCCCGCAGGGCTCGGGGAACATCATCAACATCGCGTCGGGCGCGATCGACACGCCCGCGCCGACGCTCGCGGTCTACGGGCTCACGAAGGCCGCGGTCGCGATGCTCACGAAGACCGTCGCGGTCGAGGGCGGCGCGCACGGCATCCGCTGCAACGCGCTCGCGCCGGGCGTGATCGAGACGAAGTTCTCGGCACAGCACTTCGTCGACGCCAAGGGCAACGTCGATCCCGAGCGGCTCGACAAGTACCGCACGCGCTTCGGTGCGCAGGCACCGGTCGGCCGGGTCGGCGAGGCCCAGGACGTCGCGTGGACGATCCTCTACCTCGTCTCCGACGCCGCCTCCTTCGTCACCGGCCAGATCCTCCGCCCCAACGGCGGCGTCTCGATGCCCTGGTAA
- a CDS encoding cellulase family glycosylhydrolase, producing MRCRRARVGLVVAIAALVCFAAACSGRDRSDPTTFTTPPISSTTTTAVPSTTTTTSPPPPRADLAGLSPGFGITALPQADFDATFDAIAATHARWLRVDFDWSVIQRHGASSYDWSRTDRIVAAARARHLSVDALASYTPAWARPSGTPDKNPPIDPDDFARFVSAAAQRYAPTGVTTWEIWNEPNVSTFWYPRPNPQEYTALLVRASAAIKSVEPNATVITGGLSPAADSSNGSEISALTFLDAIYAAGGGRAFDAVALHPYSFPNLPDFAADYNTFLATPALHQVMVDHGDALKKIWGTEVGAPTEGGGGAVSESVQAEIVTQAYQRWTEWSYTGPLIWFAYEDAGSSPFDRDDHFGLVDTDGRPKPALAAFDQAVRTLLARQPAP from the coding sequence ATGCGGTGTCGTCGCGCGCGCGTCGGGCTCGTCGTGGCCATTGCCGCGCTCGTCTGCTTCGCGGCGGCGTGTTCGGGCCGCGATCGCTCGGATCCGACGACGTTCACGACGCCGCCGATCTCCTCGACGACGACCACCGCGGTGCCTTCGACCACGACGACGACATCGCCGCCACCGCCGCGTGCTGACCTCGCGGGACTCTCGCCGGGCTTCGGCATCACCGCGCTCCCACAGGCGGACTTCGACGCGACGTTCGACGCTATCGCGGCGACGCACGCGCGCTGGTTGCGTGTCGACTTCGACTGGTCGGTCATCCAACGCCACGGCGCAAGTAGTTACGACTGGTCGCGCACCGATCGCATCGTCGCCGCGGCGCGGGCGCGCCACCTCTCGGTCGACGCGCTCGCGTCGTACACACCCGCGTGGGCGCGGCCTTCGGGCACGCCCGACAAGAACCCGCCCATCGATCCCGACGACTTCGCGCGCTTTGTCAGCGCGGCCGCGCAGCGCTACGCGCCGACGGGCGTGACGACATGGGAGATCTGGAACGAGCCGAACGTGTCGACGTTCTGGTACCCGCGGCCGAACCCGCAGGAATACACCGCGTTGCTCGTGCGCGCGTCGGCCGCGATCAAGTCGGTCGAACCCAACGCGACGGTGATCACGGGCGGTCTGTCACCGGCCGCCGACTCGTCGAACGGCAGCGAGATCTCGGCGCTCACGTTCCTCGACGCGATCTACGCGGCCGGCGGCGGGCGCGCGTTCGACGCGGTCGCGTTGCACCCTTACTCGTTCCCGAACCTGCCCGACTTCGCGGCCGACTACAACACGTTCCTCGCGACGCCCGCGCTGCACCAGGTCATGGTCGACCATGGCGACGCGCTCAAGAAGATCTGGGGCACGGAGGTGGGCGCGCCGACCGAGGGCGGTGGGGGGGCGGTCTCCGAATCCGTGCAGGCCGAGATCGTCACGCAGGCATATCAGCGCTGGACCGAGTGGTCGTACACGGGTCCGCTGATCTGGTTCGCGTACGAGGACGCGGGCTCGAGCCCGTTCGACCGCGACGACCACTTCGGTCTCGTCGACACCGACGGCCGACCCAAGCCCGCGCTCGCCGCCTTCGACCAGGCCGTGCGGACTCTGCTCGCGCGGCAACCCGCGCCGTAA
- a CDS encoding class I SAM-dependent methyltransferase, translating to MTRWEQAGVPRGNRYDERFRELEARGVDVHGEASCVEALLREQGGAGADAPPTSVLDAGCGTGRVAIELAARGFDVVGVDLDPIMLDEARRKAPDLEWVLGDLGALRLRRTFDAAVLAGNVVIFVAAGSEREVLGCIADHVRPGGIVVAGFQLTGRLALADYEAAVDAAGLDHVANYATWDRQPYAGGDYVVAVGRRRAR from the coding sequence GTGACCCGCTGGGAACAGGCCGGCGTGCCCCGCGGCAACCGCTACGACGAGCGGTTCCGGGAGCTCGAGGCCCGCGGCGTCGACGTGCACGGCGAGGCGAGCTGCGTCGAGGCGCTGCTGCGCGAGCAGGGCGGCGCCGGCGCCGACGCCCCGCCGACGTCCGTGCTCGATGCCGGTTGCGGCACCGGCCGGGTCGCGATCGAGCTCGCGGCCCGCGGCTTCGACGTCGTCGGCGTCGATCTCGACCCGATCATGCTCGACGAGGCCCGGCGCAAGGCTCCCGATCTGGAGTGGGTGCTCGGTGACCTCGGCGCGCTCCGTCTCCGGCGCACCTTCGACGCCGCGGTGCTCGCCGGCAACGTGGTGATCTTCGTCGCCGCGGGTTCGGAGCGCGAGGTGCTCGGGTGCATCGCCGACCACGTCCGGCCGGGCGGCATCGTCGTCGCGGGGTTCCAGCTGACCGGCCGCCTCGCGCTCGCCGACTACGAAGCCGCAGTCGACGCGGCCGGCCTCGATCACGTCGCGAACTACGCGACGTGGGATCGACAGCCGTACGCGGGCGGTGACTACGTCGTCGCCGTCGGCCGTCGTCGCGCGCGCTGA
- a CDS encoding TetR family transcriptional regulator, translating to MSARGDKTRDHLLDTAERLFAQRGIAGVSLREVRIASGARNTAAIQFHFGDREGLYQALMERHLPRIASIQQRLFDDVLEQKGTRDARALVEVLVRPTNDYLAIGPSERAWVQIMGSMASLPDLHLKEMVSAAPDAGVRTGALLYRELTREMPETLARERLIMLAQTSVHLTADHARLLEDPITSRRHLNAEAFVVNLVDMLTAALFATATVTAPRNGAKPRPAAKARRAKKATTKTA from the coding sequence ATGAGCGCACGTGGTGACAAGACCCGGGATCATCTGCTCGATACGGCCGAGCGCCTGTTCGCCCAGCGCGGCATCGCGGGCGTTTCGCTGCGCGAGGTCCGGATCGCGTCGGGTGCGCGCAACACCGCCGCGATCCAGTTCCACTTCGGCGACCGCGAGGGCCTGTACCAAGCGCTGATGGAGCGGCACCTGCCGCGCATCGCGAGCATTCAGCAACGGCTGTTCGACGACGTGCTCGAGCAGAAGGGCACGCGCGACGCGCGCGCGCTCGTCGAGGTGCTCGTGCGTCCGACGAACGACTACCTCGCGATCGGCCCGAGCGAACGGGCGTGGGTGCAGATCATGGGGAGCATGGCATCGCTCCCCGACCTGCACCTGAAGGAGATGGTGTCGGCCGCGCCCGACGCCGGTGTCCGCACCGGTGCACTGCTGTACCGCGAGCTCACGCGCGAGATGCCCGAGACGCTCGCGCGTGAACGGCTCATCATGCTTGCGCAGACGTCGGTGCATCTCACGGCCGACCACGCGCGGCTGCTCGAGGATCCGATCACGAGCCGGCGCCATCTCAACGCCGAGGCCTTCGTGGTGAACCTCGTCGACATGCTCACCGCCGCGCTGTTCGCGACCGCGACCGTGACCGCGCCGCGCAATGGCGCGAAGCCGCGCCCGGCCGCGAAGGCGAGGCGCGCCAAGAAGGCGACGACGAAGACGGCCTAG
- a CDS encoding cytochrome c biogenesis protein CcdA, which yields MIPLLALERISSVSPLAYVLAFGGGVISFLSPCVLPLVPGYLSLVTGLDLVTLREGSRRYQGEIAVTTGMFVLGFGIVFVLLGLSASAIGSTLVHHQDTLTRVSGAMMLGFALFLVGSVFLRAPWLYGELRFHPQVTRYGRAAPLVAGAAFAFGWTPCLGPVLGSILTIAADTHRAWAGGTLLVAYTLGLGLPFLACGLALGRLTGALAWVKRHLPAIVVGSAVVVGVFGVLLLFNKLSRANAELSNVLDDVHLSWLVNLG from the coding sequence GTGATTCCGCTGCTCGCGCTGGAGCGCATCTCGAGCGTCAGCCCGCTCGCGTACGTGCTCGCGTTCGGCGGCGGCGTGATCTCGTTCCTCTCGCCGTGCGTCCTGCCGCTCGTGCCCGGCTACCTCTCGCTCGTCACCGGCCTCGACCTCGTCACGCTGCGCGAGGGCTCCCGCCGCTATCAGGGCGAGATCGCGGTGACGACCGGCATGTTCGTGCTCGGCTTCGGCATCGTCTTCGTGCTGCTCGGCCTGTCGGCGTCGGCGATCGGCAGCACGCTCGTGCACCACCAGGACACCCTCACGCGCGTCTCCGGCGCGATGATGCTCGGCTTCGCGCTGTTCCTCGTGGGATCGGTGTTCCTGCGCGCGCCGTGGCTGTACGGCGAGCTGCGCTTCCATCCGCAGGTGACGCGCTACGGCCGCGCCGCACCGCTCGTCGCGGGCGCCGCCTTCGCGTTCGGATGGACGCCGTGCCTCGGGCCGGTGCTCGGCTCGATCCTCACGATCGCGGCCGACACGCACCGCGCCTGGGCCGGCGGCACCCTGCTCGTCGCGTACACGCTCGGGCTCGGGCTGCCCTTCCTCGCCTGCGGGCTCGCGCTCGGCAGGCTCACCGGCGCGCTCGCGTGGGTGAAGCGGCACCTGCCCGCGATCGTCGTCGGCTCGGCCGTCGTCGTCGGCGTCTTCGGCGTGCTGCTGCTGTTCAACAAGCTGAGCCGAGCGAACGCCGAGCTCTCGAACGTGCTCGACGACGTGCACCTGTCGTGGCTCGTGAACCTCGGTTGA
- a CDS encoding LLM class flavin-dependent oxidoreductase produces the protein MRIGTSLKSVYLVDDVRVGARHMIERARASHAAGLDSLFVGDHHSTGAPYYQNTPMLGRLLAEWHGRTAGVLMLLPLWNPVLAAEQIGTLAAIHDGPFVLQCSIGGGDDQFGAMGVELKQRPSRFEAALDIMRRLFAGETVDADGPYRVRGARIGPRPPEPVAVWIGASAPKAVDRAARLGDGFLVGPEATPQQVRQLVDLYRERCAAHDREPGTIAVRRDVHVGANADDAERVAGSVVRGGYRGFNTDAPVWGDVAQVTDAFAALATLGATDVIVRHLVDDQREVLASIERLADVRAGLG, from the coding sequence ATGAGGATCGGAACATCACTGAAGAGCGTGTACCTGGTCGACGACGTGCGCGTCGGCGCGCGCCACATGATCGAGCGGGCGCGCGCGTCGCACGCGGCCGGGCTCGACTCGCTGTTCGTCGGCGATCACCACTCGACGGGCGCGCCCTACTACCAGAACACGCCGATGCTCGGTCGCTTGCTCGCCGAGTGGCACGGCCGCACCGCCGGCGTGCTCATGCTGCTCCCGCTGTGGAATCCGGTGCTCGCGGCCGAGCAGATCGGGACGCTCGCCGCGATCCACGACGGACCGTTCGTTCTCCAGTGCTCGATCGGCGGCGGCGACGATCAGTTCGGCGCGATGGGCGTCGAGCTCAAGCAGCGACCGTCGCGCTTCGAAGCCGCGCTCGACATCATGCGCCGCCTCTTCGCGGGCGAGACCGTCGACGCCGACGGTCCGTACCGCGTGCGCGGTGCGCGGATCGGGCCGCGGCCGCCGGAGCCCGTCGCCGTGTGGATCGGCGCATCGGCACCGAAGGCCGTCGACCGCGCCGCGCGTCTCGGCGACGGTTTCCTCGTCGGACCCGAGGCGACGCCCCAACAGGTCCGCCAGCTCGTCGACCTCTACCGCGAGCGCTGCGCCGCGCACGATCGCGAGCCGGGGACGATCGCGGTACGACGCGACGTACACGTCGGCGCGAACGCCGACGACGCGGAGCGCGTGGCGGGATCGGTCGTGCGCGGCGGTTACCGCGGCTTCAACACCGACGCGCCGGTCTGGGGCGACGTCGCGCAGGTGACCGACGCGTTCGCCGCGCTCGCGACGCTCGGCGCGACCGACGTGATCGTGCGGCATCTCGTCGACGACCAGCGCGAGGTGCTCGCGTCGATCGAACGTCTCGCCGACGTGCGCGCCGGGCTCGGCTGA
- a CDS encoding ribonuclease D encodes MPDALLVNEPSQLAEIVRVLRDEPRYGLDTEFQGERTYHPRLALVQVAWPGGLAVIDPLLVDVAPLGEVLGGPGTMVAHAGDQDLTILERACGVRPAHLFDTQIAAGFLGFGTPSLASLCERILNVRLGKADRLTDWTRRPLTADQLTYAASDVEYLGAIYDSLVGRLVEEGRLEWAIDECEERRLRVRGRPDPQTAWWRIKGSRQLRGKSRGVAQEVSAWREREAERADLPPRFVLPDLALAGIIARGPRTREDLSAVRGLDGRHVRDGSAQAILAAVARGLDLTPAELRMPESDATDRSLAPAVTVIMAWLSQRASELDLEPSLLATRADLNALLSAGTGRLATGWRLETVGEPIRRLLTGEAAIVLEKGGRRITLTDTLTDTLTDPLTDP; translated from the coding sequence GTGCCCGATGCCCTCCTCGTGAACGAGCCCTCCCAGCTCGCCGAGATCGTCCGCGTGCTTCGCGACGAGCCCCGCTACGGGCTCGACACCGAGTTCCAAGGCGAGCGCACGTACCACCCGCGACTCGCGCTCGTGCAGGTCGCGTGGCCGGGCGGGCTCGCGGTCATCGACCCGCTCCTCGTCGACGTCGCGCCCCTCGGCGAGGTGCTCGGTGGGCCCGGCACGATGGTCGCCCACGCCGGCGACCAGGACCTCACGATCCTCGAACGGGCCTGCGGCGTCCGGCCCGCGCACCTCTTCGACACCCAGATCGCCGCCGGTTTCCTCGGCTTCGGGACCCCGTCGCTCGCCTCTCTGTGCGAGCGGATCCTCAACGTGCGCCTCGGCAAGGCCGACCGCCTCACCGACTGGACGCGCCGGCCGCTCACCGCCGACCAACTCACGTACGCGGCGTCCGATGTCGAGTACCTCGGCGCGATCTACGACTCGCTCGTCGGCCGGCTCGTCGAGGAAGGCCGGCTCGAGTGGGCGATCGACGAGTGCGAGGAACGGCGGCTGCGCGTGCGGGGTCGTCCCGATCCGCAGACCGCGTGGTGGCGCATCAAGGGGAGCCGGCAGCTGCGCGGCAAGTCGCGCGGCGTCGCGCAGGAGGTGTCGGCGTGGCGCGAGCGCGAGGCGGAGCGCGCCGACCTGCCGCCGCGGTTCGTGCTCCCCGATCTCGCGCTCGCGGGCATCATCGCCCGCGGGCCGCGCACGCGCGAGGACCTCTCGGCGGTGCGCGGGCTCGACGGCCGGCACGTGCGCGACGGAAGCGCGCAGGCGATCCTCGCCGCGGTCGCGCGGGGCCTCGACCTCACGCCCGCGGAGCTGCGGATGCCCGAGAGCGACGCGACCGACCGCTCGCTCGCGCCCGCGGTCACGGTGATCATGGCGTGGCTGTCGCAGCGCGCATCGGAGCTCGACCTCGAGCCGTCGTTGCTCGCCACGCGTGCCGACCTGAACGCGTTGCTCTCGGCCGGGACCGGTCGGCTCGCGACCGGATGGCGACTCGAGACCGTCGGCGAGCCGATCCGCCGACTCCTGACCGGCGAGGCTGCGATCGTCCTCGAGAAGGGCGGCCGGCGCATCACGCTCACTGACACGTTGACCGACACGCTCACCGACCCGCTCACCGACCCGTAG
- a CDS encoding LLM class F420-dependent oxidoreductase: MARFEVGVQLHPQATSLDALRTAWKRADEMGLDSIWVWDHFYPLYGEPDAEHFEAYTLLAAMAADTTNARIGALVTCNSYRNPNLLADMARTIDHISGGRFILGIGSGWFERDYDEYGYEFGTAPSRLRDLGESLPVIMERLGRLHPAPVGNLPIHIGGSGEKVTLRLVAQHADGWNSFGPPDRYAAKSRVLDEWCARLDRNPSQIERTVGINANEVDDWQAYLAAGATHLIVMMGDPFDLDPARRLLEIARSS; the protein is encoded by the coding sequence ATGGCCCGTTTCGAAGTCGGTGTGCAACTCCATCCGCAGGCGACGTCGCTCGACGCGCTGCGCACGGCGTGGAAGCGCGCCGACGAGATGGGCCTCGACAGCATCTGGGTCTGGGACCACTTCTATCCGCTGTACGGCGAGCCCGACGCGGAGCACTTCGAGGCCTACACGTTGCTCGCGGCGATGGCGGCCGACACCACGAACGCGCGCATCGGCGCGCTCGTGACGTGCAACTCGTACCGCAACCCGAACCTGCTCGCCGACATGGCGCGCACGATCGATCACATCAGCGGTGGTCGCTTCATCCTCGGCATCGGCTCCGGATGGTTCGAGCGCGACTACGACGAGTACGGCTACGAGTTCGGCACCGCGCCTTCACGGTTGCGTGACCTCGGCGAGTCGCTGCCGGTGATCATGGAGCGACTCGGACGCTTGCATCCCGCGCCGGTCGGCAACCTGCCGATCCACATCGGCGGCAGCGGCGAGAAGGTCACGCTGCGGCTCGTCGCGCAGCACGCCGACGGCTGGAACTCGTTCGGTCCGCCCGACCGGTACGCGGCCAAGAGCCGCGTGCTCGACGAGTGGTGCGCGCGCCTCGATCGCAACCCCTCGCAGATCGAGCGCACGGTCGGCATCAACGCGAACGAGGTCGACGACTGGCAGGCGTACCTCGCCGCGGGCGCGACCCACCTGATCGTGATGATGGGCGACCCCTTCGACCTCGACCCCGCCCGCCGCCTGCTCGAGATCGCGCGCTCGTCGTAG
- a CDS encoding acyl-CoA dehydrogenase family protein codes for MDFSLTETQQDLTTLIGQILGDRMTLQHLKAVERSGDAFDRDTWGELAKANLLGVAIPEAHGGLGFGFLDLCLVLQEVGRHVAPLPLVPCLVSAALPIAQFGSDAQQALLDGVTAGTTVLTAALTELLSPTDAPTTTAKADGDGWRIDGVKSCVPYFHVASHVLVPATVDDDLALFLVPTDAAGLRATRQETENFEPQSHVELDGVRVGGDALLGEVARGREMLDWTLARTTVALCAIVSGVADRAMRITAQYSIDRKQFDRQIATFQAVGQRMAECFIDNQGIELTMLQAATHLDEGRVVPLEVATAKFWAAEGGSRIGHAALHIHGGISIDVDYPIHRYFLWIKQIEFTLGSASPSLLKIGRELADTPA; via the coding sequence ATGGACTTCTCGCTCACGGAGACCCAGCAGGATCTGACCACGCTCATCGGTCAGATCCTCGGCGACCGCATGACGCTGCAGCACCTGAAGGCGGTCGAGCGCTCGGGCGACGCCTTCGATCGCGACACGTGGGGGGAGCTCGCGAAGGCGAACCTGCTCGGCGTCGCGATCCCCGAGGCGCACGGTGGGCTCGGCTTCGGCTTCCTCGACTTGTGCCTCGTGCTCCAAGAAGTCGGTCGCCACGTCGCGCCGCTGCCGCTCGTGCCGTGCCTCGTGTCGGCCGCGCTGCCGATCGCGCAGTTCGGCTCCGACGCGCAGCAGGCGTTGCTCGACGGCGTCACCGCGGGCACGACCGTGCTCACCGCCGCGCTCACCGAGCTGCTCAGCCCGACCGACGCGCCGACCACGACGGCGAAGGCCGACGGCGACGGCTGGCGCATCGACGGCGTGAAGTCGTGCGTGCCGTACTTCCACGTCGCGTCACACGTGCTCGTGCCCGCGACCGTCGACGACGACCTCGCGCTGTTCCTCGTGCCGACCGATGCTGCGGGGCTGCGCGCGACGCGTCAGGAGACCGAGAACTTCGAGCCCCAGTCACACGTCGAGCTCGACGGCGTGCGCGTGGGCGGCGACGCGCTCCTCGGCGAGGTTGCGCGCGGCCGCGAGATGCTCGATTGGACGCTGGCGCGCACAACGGTCGCGTTGTGCGCGATCGTGTCCGGCGTTGCCGACCGCGCGATGCGTATCACCGCGCAGTACAGCATCGACCGCAAGCAGTTCGACCGCCAGATCGCGACGTTCCAGGCGGTCGGTCAGCGCATGGCCGAGTGCTTCATCGACAACCAGGGCATCGAGCTCACGATGCTCCAGGCCGCAACGCACCTCGACGAGGGCCGCGTCGTGCCGCTCGAGGTCGCCACCGCGAAGTTCTGGGCCGCGGAGGGCGGCAGCCGCATCGGCCACGCCGCGCTGCACATCCACGGCGGCATCAGCATCGACGTCGACTACCCGATCCACCGCTACTTCCTCTGGATCAAGCAGATCGAGTTCACCCTCGGCTCGGCGTCGCCCTCCCTGCTGAAGATCGGCCGCGAGCTCGCCGACACCCCCGCGTAG